The following are encoded together in the Methylomonas methanica MC09 genome:
- the cysC gene encoding adenylyl-sulfate kinase: MNIQSSNTVWHHSTVTRVRREQQNGHKSVILWFTGLSGAGKSTLAHAVEERLYQLGCRTFVLDGDNVRHGLCGDLGFTDQDRQENIRRIAELAKLMLEAGTIALTAFISPFRAERNLARKLVPHGDFIEIYCSCDLSICEERDVKGLYKKARQGEIKHFTGISSPYEVPEKPELKVDTGKYSLEECVEQVLALLRERGVVPQTL; the protein is encoded by the coding sequence ATGAATATACAAAGTAGCAATACGGTTTGGCATCATTCTACCGTAACAAGGGTTAGGCGGGAGCAGCAGAACGGACATAAGTCGGTCATTCTATGGTTTACCGGTTTATCGGGAGCGGGTAAATCAACCTTGGCGCATGCCGTTGAAGAGCGTTTATATCAGTTGGGTTGTAGAACCTTTGTTCTCGATGGCGATAACGTCAGGCACGGTTTATGTGGGGATTTAGGCTTTACCGATCAGGATAGGCAGGAAAATATCCGCCGGATCGCTGAGCTGGCCAAATTGATGTTGGAAGCCGGAACCATCGCGCTAACCGCGTTTATTTCGCCTTTTCGGGCGGAGCGTAATCTGGCCAGAAAATTAGTTCCGCACGGCGACTTCATTGAAATTTACTGCAGCTGCGATTTATCGATTTGCGAAGAACGCGATGTTAAAGGCTTGTATAAAAAAGCCCGGCAAGGGGAAATCAAACATTTCACCGGCATTTCGTCCCCTTATGAGGTTCCCGAGAAACCCGAATTGAAGGTCGATACCGGTAAGTACAGTCTGGAGGAGTGTGTCGAACAAGTGCTGGCTCTTTTGCGGGAGCGCGGCGTAGTACCACAAACCTTATAA
- a CDS encoding DUF2845 domain-containing protein — translation MKNLLLILCLILTSTDALAFRCGRKLVQVGDYKQDVLEKCGEPEWVDRRYGMRASRLRHPYGALELDQYEEVVIDEWVYNFGPRRFKQYLQFENGVLKKIDNLDYGH, via the coding sequence ATGAAAAATTTATTGCTTATACTTTGCCTGATTTTGACGTCGACAGATGCCTTGGCTTTTCGTTGCGGTCGCAAGCTGGTTCAGGTGGGCGATTATAAGCAGGATGTCTTGGAAAAGTGCGGTGAGCCGGAATGGGTCGACAGACGCTATGGTATGAGAGCCAGCCGGTTGCGGCATCCCTACGGTGCACTGGAGTTGGATCAGTACGAGGAGGTGGTTATAGACGAGTGGGTTTATAACTTCGGACCCAGGAGATTCAAGCAGTATTTACAATTTGAAAATGGAGTTTTAAAAAAAATTGATAATTTGGATTATGGGCATTGA